The Primulina tabacum isolate GXHZ01 chromosome 16, ASM2559414v2, whole genome shotgun sequence genome window below encodes:
- the LOC142528846 gene encoding putative NOT transcription complex subunit VIP2 isoform X2: protein MSGLPNTLNGSSSNLSDPSGRTFSLSLSAQSGGGSPVFHHGGNIQGLHNIHGNFNIPNLPGSLGSRNTVLNNIPPTGVQQAAGNLSSQRFASNNLPIALSQISHNSVHGHSGLPNRGGISVVGNQGYSSSTNGVGGSIPGILPTSAAIGNRTAVTGLGVSPALGNAGQRITSSVGNIVGGGNMGRNISSAGGLSVPGLASRLNLTANSGSGNLNVQGQNRLMGGVLQQGSPQVLSMLGNSYPGAGGPLSQNLVQAVNNLNSMGILNDVNTHDGASFDINDFPQLTSRPSSSGGPQGQLGSLRKQSLGPIVQQNQEFSIQNEDFPALPGFKGGNADYSMDLHQKDQLHDGSVSMMQPQHFSMGRSAGFNFGPTFSSHRPQQQQQQHASASGTGGPFSNVNNQDLLHLHSSEMFPSSNSNYHAQSGAPQGMGLRPLNSPSSVSGIGSYDQLLQQYQQHQGQSQFRLQQVPPVSQQYREQGMKQMQASQTAPDLYGLHGLLNVIRMSDPDLTSLALGIDLTTLGLNLNSTENLYKTFASPWSDEPVKGDPEFIVPQCYYAKQPPPLSQVYFSKFQLDTLFYIFYSMPKDEAQLYAANELYNRSWFYHREHRCWYMRVANMEPLAKTNIYERGSYICFDPNTWETIRKENFVLNYDMLEKRPALPQH, encoded by the exons ATGTCAGGGTTACCCAAT ACATTGAATGGGTCATCTTCAAATCTCTCCGACCCCTCAGGACGCactttctctctctctctctctgcaCAATCTGGTGGAGGCTCTCCTGTTTTTCATCACGGTG GAAATATTCAGGGATTGCACAACATTCATGGAAACTTCAATATTCCTAACTTGCCTGGTTCACTAGGATCACGAAATACAGTCTTGAATAACATTCCTCCGACTGGGGTGCAACAAGCTGCGGGAAACCTTTCTAGTCAACGGTTTGCTTCAAATAACCTTCCGATTGCTCTTTCACAG ATTTCTCACAACAGTGTGCATGGCCATTCAGGGCTTCCAAATAGAGGTGGTATCAGTGTTGTTGGCAACCAGGGGTATAGTAGCAGCACCAACGGAGTTGGAGGTTCTATCCCTGGGATTCTCCCAACCTCTGCTGCAATTGGTAATCGGACTGCTGTTACAGGTTTGGGAGTGTCTCCTGCTCTGGGTAACGCAGGGCAACGGATTACAAGTTCCGTGGGGAACATAGTTGGTGGCGGAAACATGGGCAGAAACATTAGCTCAGCTGGAGGACTCTCTGTTCCTGGTCTTGCTTCTCGCCTAAATTTAACTGCCAACAGTGGTTCTGGAAATCTAAATGTGCAGGGACAAAATAGATTGATGGGTGGTGTGCTTCAGCAAG GTTCCCCACAGGTACTATCCATGTTAGGAAACTCCTATCCTGGTGCCGGTGGTCCCTTATCTCAAAACCTCGTTCAAGCTGTCAATAATCTAAATAGTATGGGTATCTTGAATGATGTGAATACCCATGATGGTGCCTCTTTTGATATCAATGATTTCCCACAACTGACTAGTCGCCCTAGTTCGTCTGGAGGTCCTCAAGGACAACTTG GGTCCCTGCGGAAACAAAGTCTTGGCCCTATTGTTCAACAAAATCAGGAGTTCAGTATTCAAAATGAAGATTTTCCAGCATTACCTGGATTTAAAG GTGGCAATGCTGATTATTCAATGGACCTTCACCAGAAAGATCAACTTCATGATGGTTCTGTATCCATGATGCAACCTCAACATTTTTCT ATGGGGCGATCTGCTGGTTTCAATTTTGGGCCAACATTTTCATCTCATCggccacagcagcagcagcagcaacatgCTTCTGCCAGCGGCACTGGTGGACCTTTTTCGAATGTGAATAACCAGGATCTACTCCATTTGCATAGTTCAGAGATGTTCCCATCATCAAATTCCAACTATCATGCGCAG AGTGGTGCACCACAAGGCATGGGATTGAGACCTCTGAATTCTCCTAGTTCAGTGTCCGGCATAGGGTCATACGACCAACTTTTACAACAATATCAGCAGCATCAGGGTCAATCCCAATTTCGACTTCAGCAAGTTCCTCCCGTTAGTCAACAATATAGGGAACAGGGAATGAAACAAATGCAGGCTTCACAGACAGCTCCTGACCTTTATGGTTTGCATGGTTTGTTAAATGTGATAAGGATGAGTGACCCGGATTTGACGTCTCTTGCACTTGGAATTGACCTAACTACACTAGGATTGAACTTGAATTCCACTGAAAATCTCTACAAGACGTTTGCTTCCCCTTGGTCAGATGAGCCTGTCAAAGGAGATCCAGAATTCATTGTGCCACAATGTTACTATGCTAAACAACCGCCACCCCTAAGT CAAGTTTACTTCTCAAAGTTCCAATTAGACACATTGTTCTATATTTTTTATAG TATGCCAAAGGATGAAGCCCAACTATATGCCGCTAATGAATT ATATAACAGAAGCTGGTTCTATCACAGGGAGCACCGTTGTTGGTACATGAGGGTTGCTAATATGGAGCCTCTTGCGAAGACAAACATATATGAAAGGGGCTCTTATATTTGTTTTGATCCAAACACGTGGGAGACAATTCGCAAG GAAAATTTTGTTCTTAATTACGACATGTTGGAAAAGAGGCCAGCTCTACCTCAACATTAG
- the LOC142528846 gene encoding putative NOT transcription complex subunit VIP2 isoform X1, translated as MSGLPNQTLNGSSSNLSDPSGRTFSLSLSAQSGGGSPVFHHGGNIQGLHNIHGNFNIPNLPGSLGSRNTVLNNIPPTGVQQAAGNLSSQRFASNNLPIALSQISHNSVHGHSGLPNRGGISVVGNQGYSSSTNGVGGSIPGILPTSAAIGNRTAVTGLGVSPALGNAGQRITSSVGNIVGGGNMGRNISSAGGLSVPGLASRLNLTANSGSGNLNVQGQNRLMGGVLQQGSPQVLSMLGNSYPGAGGPLSQNLVQAVNNLNSMGILNDVNTHDGASFDINDFPQLTSRPSSSGGPQGQLGSLRKQSLGPIVQQNQEFSIQNEDFPALPGFKGGNADYSMDLHQKDQLHDGSVSMMQPQHFSMGRSAGFNFGPTFSSHRPQQQQQQHASASGTGGPFSNVNNQDLLHLHSSEMFPSSNSNYHAQSGAPQGMGLRPLNSPSSVSGIGSYDQLLQQYQQHQGQSQFRLQQVPPVSQQYREQGMKQMQASQTAPDLYGLHGLLNVIRMSDPDLTSLALGIDLTTLGLNLNSTENLYKTFASPWSDEPVKGDPEFIVPQCYYAKQPPPLSQVYFSKFQLDTLFYIFYSMPKDEAQLYAANELYNRSWFYHREHRCWYMRVANMEPLAKTNIYERGSYICFDPNTWETIRKENFVLNYDMLEKRPALPQH; from the exons ATGTCAGGGTTACCCAAT CAGACATTGAATGGGTCATCTTCAAATCTCTCCGACCCCTCAGGACGCactttctctctctctctctctgcaCAATCTGGTGGAGGCTCTCCTGTTTTTCATCACGGTG GAAATATTCAGGGATTGCACAACATTCATGGAAACTTCAATATTCCTAACTTGCCTGGTTCACTAGGATCACGAAATACAGTCTTGAATAACATTCCTCCGACTGGGGTGCAACAAGCTGCGGGAAACCTTTCTAGTCAACGGTTTGCTTCAAATAACCTTCCGATTGCTCTTTCACAG ATTTCTCACAACAGTGTGCATGGCCATTCAGGGCTTCCAAATAGAGGTGGTATCAGTGTTGTTGGCAACCAGGGGTATAGTAGCAGCACCAACGGAGTTGGAGGTTCTATCCCTGGGATTCTCCCAACCTCTGCTGCAATTGGTAATCGGACTGCTGTTACAGGTTTGGGAGTGTCTCCTGCTCTGGGTAACGCAGGGCAACGGATTACAAGTTCCGTGGGGAACATAGTTGGTGGCGGAAACATGGGCAGAAACATTAGCTCAGCTGGAGGACTCTCTGTTCCTGGTCTTGCTTCTCGCCTAAATTTAACTGCCAACAGTGGTTCTGGAAATCTAAATGTGCAGGGACAAAATAGATTGATGGGTGGTGTGCTTCAGCAAG GTTCCCCACAGGTACTATCCATGTTAGGAAACTCCTATCCTGGTGCCGGTGGTCCCTTATCTCAAAACCTCGTTCAAGCTGTCAATAATCTAAATAGTATGGGTATCTTGAATGATGTGAATACCCATGATGGTGCCTCTTTTGATATCAATGATTTCCCACAACTGACTAGTCGCCCTAGTTCGTCTGGAGGTCCTCAAGGACAACTTG GGTCCCTGCGGAAACAAAGTCTTGGCCCTATTGTTCAACAAAATCAGGAGTTCAGTATTCAAAATGAAGATTTTCCAGCATTACCTGGATTTAAAG GTGGCAATGCTGATTATTCAATGGACCTTCACCAGAAAGATCAACTTCATGATGGTTCTGTATCCATGATGCAACCTCAACATTTTTCT ATGGGGCGATCTGCTGGTTTCAATTTTGGGCCAACATTTTCATCTCATCggccacagcagcagcagcagcaacatgCTTCTGCCAGCGGCACTGGTGGACCTTTTTCGAATGTGAATAACCAGGATCTACTCCATTTGCATAGTTCAGAGATGTTCCCATCATCAAATTCCAACTATCATGCGCAG AGTGGTGCACCACAAGGCATGGGATTGAGACCTCTGAATTCTCCTAGTTCAGTGTCCGGCATAGGGTCATACGACCAACTTTTACAACAATATCAGCAGCATCAGGGTCAATCCCAATTTCGACTTCAGCAAGTTCCTCCCGTTAGTCAACAATATAGGGAACAGGGAATGAAACAAATGCAGGCTTCACAGACAGCTCCTGACCTTTATGGTTTGCATGGTTTGTTAAATGTGATAAGGATGAGTGACCCGGATTTGACGTCTCTTGCACTTGGAATTGACCTAACTACACTAGGATTGAACTTGAATTCCACTGAAAATCTCTACAAGACGTTTGCTTCCCCTTGGTCAGATGAGCCTGTCAAAGGAGATCCAGAATTCATTGTGCCACAATGTTACTATGCTAAACAACCGCCACCCCTAAGT CAAGTTTACTTCTCAAAGTTCCAATTAGACACATTGTTCTATATTTTTTATAG TATGCCAAAGGATGAAGCCCAACTATATGCCGCTAATGAATT ATATAACAGAAGCTGGTTCTATCACAGGGAGCACCGTTGTTGGTACATGAGGGTTGCTAATATGGAGCCTCTTGCGAAGACAAACATATATGAAAGGGGCTCTTATATTTGTTTTGATCCAAACACGTGGGAGACAATTCGCAAG GAAAATTTTGTTCTTAATTACGACATGTTGGAAAAGAGGCCAGCTCTACCTCAACATTAG